A single region of the Oenococcus kitaharae DSM 17330 genome encodes:
- a CDS encoding RapZ C-terminal domain-containing protein: protein MKIKVISFGYKYENMPKASFVFDLRFLKNPYWQPGMRTLSGLDQAVFDFVMSAAGSEDFYQQLKQMVGLALKLAQAKETAGGHVADEVTIAFGCTGGQHRSVAFAQRLGQDLAAEGYDAAICHRDLAKSQKREIARLKEETKA from the coding sequence ATGAAAATTAAGGTTATTTCGTTTGGCTATAAATACGAAAATATGCCAAAAGCGTCTTTTGTTTTTGACTTGCGTTTCCTAAAAAACCCATATTGGCAGCCTGGCATGCGTACTTTGAGCGGTTTGGATCAGGCTGTTTTTGATTTTGTCATGTCAGCTGCCGGCTCTGAGGATTTTTATCAGCAGCTCAAGCAGATGGTCGGCCTGGCTTTAAAATTAGCTCAGGCCAAAGAGACAGCTGGTGGCCATGTCGCTGATGAAGTAACGATTGCCTTTGGCTGTACCGGTGGCCAACATCGTTCAGTTGCTTTTGCCCAAAGATTAGGTCAAGATTTAGCTGCTGAAGGATATGACGCAGCCATTTGTCATCGGGATTTAGCAAAATCTCAAAAACGCGAGATCGCGCGGCTAAAAGAGGAGACCAAAGCATGA